TCCACGACATTTCTTAGAATGCCATGCATCGCCGGATGTGACGGTCCTAAGTTCAAGATGAACTTATCCGCCTCGTCCGTCGGTTCCAGATAGGTGTCGACGATGTCGCTTTGAATCGGTTCGGTCATTTGCTCTTTTTTTTTGGGCGAACACAAGGTTCGCCCGTACTCACTTTTTTGGTCTGTCGTACATTTGTCGGACAAGAATGTCCGACGTACGGGATTTTATTGTGCGTATTGCAATTCGCCCCTACTCGGAATAGAAGTCGGGGGTCTCGGTACGTTTGTTGTTGATGACACGTCCTAAGGGGAACGAGCCACGCTTCAAACCACGCGTCGGGAAATCCTTCCGTAACGGGTGCCCCTCGAAATCGTCCGGATTCAAGATTCGTCGTAAATCGGGGTGTCCGACAAAATCGATGCCAAAGAAATCGAACGCTTCGCGCTCCGCCCAATCGGCAGCGAGCCAGACATCGCTCAAACTGCGGATTTTCGGTTCCGCTCCCAAAATGGGAAAGCGCAGTCGGATTCGATGCTGATACTTCATTGAGTGGAGATGTACCACTACTTCAAACCGCTCTTTGCGCGACGGATAATCAACCCCGCACAAATCGAGCATCATATTGTATTCCAAGCCCTCAGTGATTTTCAGGAAAGTACACAGCTCGACATTCACCGCCGGATCGCACATTAGTACGAGCATACCGTTCGACTCGTATTGCTCGACAATCGCTTTGCCGAACTTTTCTGTGATAGCGGTTATCACGAAAGGATTGCGGACAGTGAGCGGCTCAGCGGCGTTCATACGGTCATTCCGGTTAAGCCTTTGGCGCGCCGCATCGAGGAAGTGGTGTACCCTTCCTGTTGCACTTTTTCCTGCAATTTCATGAAACCCTGTAAAAGCATTTCGGGACGCGGCGGGCAACCGGGAATGTACATATCGACCGGGAAAAGTTCATCCATTCCTTGTACGACCGAATAAACTTCAAACATGCCACCACATGAGGCACAAGCCCCCATCGCGATGACCCATTTCGGTTCCGCCATTTGGTCGTAAACACGTTTGAGAACCGGTGCCATTTTAATGCAAATCGTTCCAATAACAATCAGTAAATCGGCTTGGCGGGGTGAGAAACTGGGGCGTTCAGCACCAAAGCGGCTGATGTCGTAACGGGACGCCATCGTCGCCATATACTCGATACCGCAACAGGCGGTAGCAAATGGCATTGGCCAGAGCGAGTATTTACGCGCCCAACCGACTGCGGCATCCAATGTCGTGACGGTAAACCCGGTTTGTTCTACTCCCACTCTAACGCTCCCTTACGCCACGCGAAAACTAATCCTAACGTTAAGACACCGAGAAATATCATCATCGCCCAAAAGCCATTCCAACCAAGTGCGCGAAGATTAATCGCCCACGGATAAAGAAATACCACTTCAATGTCGAAAAGGACAAATAATACGGCGATGAGATAAAACTTGATTGCGAACTGGAAGCGGGCATTGCCTTTGTAGTCGACACCACATTCATAAGTATCGTCTTTGATGGCATTGTGTACTTTGGGACCGAGGATGTGAGTTGCCACTAATGC
This window of the bacterium genome carries:
- a CDS encoding NADH-quinone oxidoreductase subunit B, which produces MGVEQTGFTVTTLDAAVGWARKYSLWPMPFATACCGIEYMATMASRYDISRFGAERPSFSPRQADLLIVIGTICIKMAPVLKRVYDQMAEPKWVIAMGACASCGGMFEVYSVVQGMDELFPVDMYIPGCPPRPEMLLQGFMKLQEKVQQEGYTTSSMRRAKGLTGMTV
- a CDS encoding NADH-quinone oxidoreductase subunit C, with protein sequence MNAAEPLTVRNPFVITAITEKFGKAIVEQYESNGMLVLMCDPAVNVELCTFLKITEGLEYNMMLDLCGVDYPSRKERFEVVVHLHSMKYQHRIRLRFPILGAEPKIRSLSDVWLAADWAEREAFDFFGIDFVGHPDLRRILNPDDFEGHPLRKDFPTRGLKRGSFPLGRVINNKRTETPDFYSE
- the ndhC gene encoding NADH-quinone oxidoreductase subunit A, whose translation is MLTDYLPVIVQLLLAGGFAAFALVATHILGPKVHNAIKDDTYECGVDYKGNARFQFAIKFYLIAVLFVLFDIEVVFLYPWAINLRALGWNGFWAMMIFLGVLTLGLVFAWRKGALEWE